A window of the Lactuca sativa cultivar Salinas chromosome 5, Lsat_Salinas_v11, whole genome shotgun sequence genome harbors these coding sequences:
- the LOC111911751 gene encoding calmodulin-binding transcription activator 3 — protein sequence MAEARRYALAAQLDIDQILLEAQHRWLRPAEICEILRNYTKFRIASEPGNRPPNGSLFLFDRKVLRYFRKDGHNWRKKKDGKTVKEAHERLKAGSIDVLHCYYAHGEDNENFQRRSYWLLEEELSNIVLVHYREVKGSRTNTNRVREVGEATPNSLESEENISSSEVDSSVSSKFRTFNYPVASQTTENSTQASEYEDAESAYSHQSTSRYGSILNLQPKTDDQLSMPYYPAPPSNDYDAKFQVNPDMSFVSLMQGGKIDNNPDAGFTYKPQKNLDMPAWDNDFEGYQSTHLSTQPYNPNILTHGNEMPRQIMPDGSNKMQEFRGNPGWQLDGPYNVPSRFQEELSYAEIFKAFESNDTIDHNNPLITQINMESHVTNEDGGRHLQPNLESNPNPSVDEKPGSLKSPFLEGFKKEGIKKLDSFDRWMSKELGDVKESQTQSTSGTYWEAVESENGVDDSIISPQVHLDTYVLGPSLSQDQLFSIIDFSPNWAYAGSEIKVLVTGRFLRSQQELQHCEWACMFGELEVPAEVVADGVLRCYTPGHKSGRVHFYVTCSNRVACSEVREFEFKVNENLSQDMDGVQDINADNSNGTLLHMRFVKLLSLGPETARNSARSVVDPELLNQLSRLIQEDDREWEQYPSEKAQNQLLERLLKEKLYAWLIHKVGEGGKGPSVLDEGGQGVLHFAAALGYDWAIPATVAAGVSINFRDVNGWTALHWAASCGRERTVAFLISEGALAGALTDPSPTYPSGRTPADLASANGDKGIAGYCAEAALSTHLEQLKLKDRDSKAKAVQTVSERTPTPPGYGDMPQGLSLKDSLAAVCNATQAAARIHQVFRVQSFQKKQMKGGEFEMTEERAVSMALKSSRMGGQHDEPVHAAAAAVRIQNKFRSWKGRKDFLMMRQRIVKIQAHVRGHQVRKNYKKIVWSVGILDKVILRWRRKGSGLRGFKPEPVAEGSTSTTTTVAKSGKEEDDDFFKEGRKQTEQRLQKALARVKSMVQYPEARDQYRRLLNVVNDMQESKAVYDKALESSEEAIDFDEDLIDLDALLDDDDAFMNI from the exons ATGGCGGAAGCCCGTCGCTACGCACTTGCTGCTCAGTTAG ATATTGATCAAATACTTTTAGAAGCACAGCATCGATGGCTTCGACCTGCAGAAATATGTGAAATTCTTCGAAATTATACCAAGTTCCGGATTGCTTCAGAGCCTGGAAATAGGCCTCCAA ATGGTTCACTTTTTCTGTTTGACCGGAAGGTGTTGAGGTATTTCAGAAAAGATGGACATAACTGGAGGAAGAAAAAAGATGGGAAGACTGTTAAAGAAGCTCACGAAAGGCTCAAA GCTGGAAGCATTGATGTGTTACACTGCTACTATGCTCATGGAGAAGATAATGAAAATTTTCAGAGGCGTAGCTATTGGTTGCTTGAAGA GGAGCTATCAAATATTGTTCTAGTCCACTACCGTGAAGTAAAG GGGAGTAGGACAAACACAAACCGTGTTAGAGAGGTTGGAGAAGCTACTCCCAACTCCTTGGAAAGTGAAGAGAACATATCTAGTTCAGAAGTGGATAGTTCTGTTTCTTCTAAATTTCGGACATTTAATTACCCTGTGGCTTCACAAACTACTGAAAACAGTACACAAGCTTCAGAATATGAAGATGCTGAGTCAG CATATTCTCACCAATCTACTTCCAGATACGGTTCTATCCTCAATTTGCAGCCAAAGACCGACGATCAGCTCTCTATGCCTTATTATCCAGCTCCTCCTTCAA ATGATTATGATGCAAAATTTCAAGTGAATCCCGATATGAGTTTTGTCTCGCTCATGCAAGGGGGCAAAATTGACAACAATCCTGATGCGGGTTTTACATATAAACCCCAGAAAAATCTTGACATGCCAGCTTGGGACAATGACTTTGAAGGGTATCAGTCAACTCATCTCTCAACTCAACCTTATAACCCTAATATCTTGACCCATGGGAATGAGATGCCACGTCAGATTATGCCAGATGGATCCAATAAAATGCAGGAATTCAGAGGAAATCCAGGGTGGCAG CTTGATGGACCATATAATGTCCCCTCTAGGTTTCAAGAAGAACTTAGTTATGCAGAAATTTTCAAAGCCTTTGAGTCTAACGACACCATTGATCACAACAATCCTCTAATAACACAAATCAACATGGAATCACATGTAACAAATGAAGATGGTGGAAGACATCTACaaccaaatcttgagagcaatcCAAATCCAAGTGTAGATGAAAAACCTGGGTCTCTGAAATCACCATTCCTGGAAGGATTCAAGAAGGAAGGAATTAAGAAGCTTGACAGCTTTGACCGATGGATGAGCAAAGAACTTGGAGATGTAAAGGAGTCACAAACACAGTCCACTTCTGGGACTTATTGGGAGGCTGTTGAAAGTGAGAATGGAGTTGATGATTCCATTATTAGCCCACAAGTGCACTTGGATACTTATGTTTTAGGCCCTTCTCTCTCCCAGGACCAGCTGTTTAGCATCATTGACTTTTCTCCCAACTGGGCTTATGCTGGCTCCGAAATCAAG GTTTTAGTAACTGGAAGATTCCTAAGGAGTCAACAAGAATTACAACATTGTGAATGGGCATGCATGTTTGGGGAATTAGAAGTTCCTGCAGAAGTCGTAGCAGATGGTGTTCTTCGTTGTTACACCCCCGGGCACAAGTCAGGCAGGGTCCATTTTTATGTCACATGTTCCAATAGAGTCGCATGCAGTGAAGTACGTGAATTCGAATTCAAAGTGAATGAGAATCTCAGTCAAGACATGGATGGTGTTCAAGACATCAATGCTGACAACTCTAATGGGACGCTTCTCCATATGCGATTCGTGAAACTGCTATCACTTGGTCCGGAGACTGCCCGAAACTCTGCCCGAAGTGTGGTTGACCCTGAACTGTTGAACCAGCTTAGTAGGTTGATTCAGGAGGATGATAGAGAGTGGGAGCAATACCCGTCTGAAAAAGCACAGAATCAGCTTCTTGAAAGGCTGCTTAAAGAGAAGCTGTATGCATGGCTTATTCATAAGGTGGGAGAAGGTGGGAAAGGCCCGAGTGTGTTGGATGAAGGGGGGCAGGGGGTGTTGCATTTTGCAGCGGCTCTTGGTTATGATTGGGCTATTCCGGCCACAGTTGCTGCCGGTGTTAGTATTAACTTCCGTGATGTCAATGGATGGACTGCTCTCCATTGGGCTGCATCTTGTGGCAG AGAGCGTACAGTAGCATTCCTGATTTCAGAAGGTGCATTAGCGGGTGCATTAACGGATCCATCTCCAACATACCCATCAGGCAGAACACCTGCAGACTTAGCCTCCGCCAACGGCGACAAAGGAATCGCCGGTTACTGTGCGGAAGCCGCCCTAAGCACCCACCTCGAACAACTCAAACTAAAAGACCGTGATTCCAAAGCCAAAGCCGTACAGACAGTCTCCGAGAGGACCCCAACACCACCCGGGTACGGGGACATGCCGCAAGGCCTGTCTCTCAAGGACTCACTGGCGGCAGTCTGTAATGCCACCCAAGCTGCCGCCCGCATCCATCAAGTGTTTAGGGTTCAGTCGTTTCAAAAGAAGCAGATGAAAGGCGGTGAATTTGAAATGACAGAGGAGCGCGCGGTTTCCATGGCTTTGAAGTCATCTAGAATGGGAGGACAGCATGATGAGCCTGTAcatgctgctgctgctgctgtcagGATACAGAATAAGTTTAGAAGTTGGAAAGGGAGGAAAGATTTTTTGATGATGAGGCAAAGAATCGTCAAAATTCAG GCACATGTTAGAGGGCATCAAGTTCGGAAAAACTACAAAAAGATAGTGTGGTCGGTGGGAATACTAGACAAGGTGATTTTGCGGTGGAGGCGTAAAGGAAGCGGTTTGCGAGGGTTTAAGCCGGAACCAGTGGCTGAAGGCAGCACCAGCACTACCACAACAGTGGCAAAATCTGGAAAGGAGGAGGATGATGACTTCTTCAAAGAAGGAAGGAAGCAAACAGAGCAGCGACTGCAGAAAGCCCTTGCAAGAGTCAAGTCCATGGTTCAGTACCCTGAGGCAAGAGATCAGTACCGTAGATTGCTTAATGTTGTCAATGACATGCAGGAAAGTAAG GCTGTATATGATAAGGCTTTGGAGAGTTCAGAAGAAGCCATTGACTTTGATGAGGACCTGATTGACCTTGACGCCTTGCTAGATGATGATGATGCCTTTATGAACATCTGA